Below is a window of Brachyspira hampsonii DNA.
AAGTCTTTTGCTTACAGGCATTGAAGGAACTAAGAATATTATTGCTATAAATGATACTATATTTAAAGCTGCCGCAAACAACATTGATGCTTTATAGGAATAAGTTTCAGCAAAAAAATTTGATGCAGGAGTTCCTATTACTATTCCAGCAGAAACTCCCATCATTATTATAGATACAACTTTAGGAATATCTCTTTCTTCAGCAGTTTCTGAAGCTACAATAAATGACATAGAACAGTATATAGGGTGAAAAATAGCAGGTATTATTCTAAACATTAAAAGAACATTAAAACTATTTGTAAATGCTGATACTATATTGCTTATTATAAATACTCCAATTACTATTAGCATAGATATTTTTTTATTAATACCAGAAAATAATAAAGGCATTATTATACCAGATATGGCTATTGTAAAGGCAAAAGCACTAACTAAAATTCCTGATTTTTCTATAGTTACATTAAAAGTTTCTGCAATGATAGGAAGCACTCCTACTATTCCTATCTCTGTATTTAATATTGCAAATATAGCAAATGCCAATATTAATACTAAAATATTATTTTGTTTTTTCATTATAATAATTCTCCTAATATTATTAATTTTGAGAATTATATCATTGAAGTTAACTCAAGATGCAATATGTAAATTAGATTTTTTTTGATATTATACTTTTTAGAAAAAACTCGGCAAGATTATATATAAAATTTCAATAATTTATTAACTATTAAAATAATAGATTTGTTTCAAAAGTACTTGACAAACAATTTTATGAGTTTATTATTTTATACCAATACCGAAAGGTACCTAACTCGGTAAAAGAACTGAGGGGTGGCACGAATGTGTGCTTCGCAGCAAAGCCCCAACTATAATTTAAAAATATTAAATAAAAATTTATAAATATTAATAAATTTAGTTTTGAAACAAGTCTATTATGTTAGTATAAAATTTGAAATTTTATGTTTTTTATATAAACCATACCCAGATATATACAATCTATATAATAGAAGAATATAATGAAAAATAAATCAAGCTAACATAATATTATAATATGTTAACTTGATTATGTTAATTTGGTTATTTATATGTTTTATGTACATGACTCACATACTTCTTCAAGTTCAAAATTAGATTTAGGTGTTTTCATATAATAAAGAGTTTTTAAACCTAAATCCATAGCATATTGAATGTCTTCCCAAAGTTCTTTAGCAGATTCTGGTTTTACATAATATAAATTTAATGACTGAGACTGATCTATATATCTCTGCCTTACAGCAGCAAGCTCTATTATAGTTTTTGCAGGAATATTCCAGCATCTTTCATAGTACTCTCTATTTTTCTTTATATTTGGTACTAAGCTAGGAAGAGTTTGTATTCCTTCTTCAATAAAAAATAAATCTACTATAGGCTCTATACTTTCTGTTGCAGATACGCTTTTTCCGGAGGTAGCAGTAGGGGCTATTGCACCATGGAATGAAAATCTTACTCCGTTATTTTTTATGTTTTCTGCAAGTTTATCCCATTTTTCTTTATCTATGCTTACATCAAGATTATTATTATTATTATTTAAAAGTGATATATGAAATGGAGTTAATCCGTTTTTCCATTTAGATTCATTGAAAGTTTTATAAGGTCCTCTTTCTCTTGCCAATATATTAGATGCCTCATATATATGATAATATAGATCATCAAAAACTTTATTTGTAAACTCCAAAGCCTCTTTATCTGTATATTTTATCTTATTTGAAGCAAGTAAATTAGCATAATTAATAACGCCTATTCCTATAGGTCTATTTTTTTTATTGGCAATTTCTCCTTCTTTAACAGGATAAAACTGAGTATCTATGATATTGTCGCATCCTCTCAAAAGAGTATAACAGAATGATTTTTTCTTTTCAGGGGAGAAAGTTACCCAAGACATTAAATTAACAGAAACCAAATTGCATATACCTATCTCACCGCTTTTCTTTCTTTGTACAATTTCATATTCTCCGTCTTCATTAATAATATATTTTTCTTTTATGAGTTTAGAAGGGTAGGAAGGTATTACTATTTCCTGACAAAGATTAGAAGCCCCTACAAATCTATTAACCATATTCTGTTCATTAATGTTGTCTACAAATGTTAAATATAAATTTCCTGTTTCCTGTCTCACTTTTAATATTTGAAATAATAAATCTTTAGCTTTTATTCTTTTTTTTCTTATAGATGATTTACTTTCATAATACATATAAGCAACATCGAATTTTTTTCCGTATTCTTCGTTTAAAAGAGGAGTTTCTTTAGGATCAAAAAGCGTTACATATCCGTCTTTATTAACTCTTTCTCTAAATATATTGCTTATCCTGATAGAGTAAACTAATTTCCTTGCTCTAGTATCCTCAGTACCGCCGGCATCTTTAAGCATAATTAAATCAAGTACATCTAAATGCCACCAAGGAAAAGTAACAACGCATGCTCCTTTTCTTACTCCGCCTTGATTAAATGATGATATAGTCTGCTCAACTCTCTTTATAAAAGGTATAGGTCCGTCAGAACGGCCTCTATTAGTTTGTATTGTAGAACCAGATGCCCTTATATATGAAGCATCATAAGCTATACCGCCTGAAAATTTTGAGTATAATGCCATATTTCCGTCTGTCTGATTCAAACTCCAAGTATCATCATCAGGAGTATTTAATATGCAGCTTGCTAACTGAGCTTTTACTGTCATACTATTTGCTATCCTAGGAGTTGCAAATGTAATTTCATGTTTTGAAAGCATGTCATAAGTTCTTTTTATATATTTAAGTCTTTCAGTTTTACTTATTTCTAATTTATCTTTATTTTCGCCTTTATAATAATCATTATAAAATGAAAACATAGCAGCTGCCATATATGTTATTTGAGGAAGCTCTAGTTTTTTGTTTCCTATGTTTTTACAGTATTTTTTATAGAATATGGCTAATCCTTTGTATGTAAAAAGTAAATCCCTGTTAGGATCTATCATGGAATTTATTTTATCCAATTCTTTATCTGTAAAAAGTTTTATTATATCCTTATCGTATATTTTATATTTTATACCTTTTTTTAAGAAATTTTTTATATGAGGATATGAACCTATTTTTTTTAGTCCGCAGGTTTCTTTATATATTTTCATTAAATAAAGTTTTTCTGCTATTGTATCATACATAGGATATAATGGACTTATCATATTAACGGCAGTATTTATAAGCTCATCATATAATACTTCTATTTTCATTTTGTCATTGATTTTAATATTGAGTCCTTCTAATAGCTTATTAGTAAAAGCCTCTTTACCTTCGGTAGCCCAATCTATAACTTTTCTTAATTTTTCCTCATTAAAAGGCTCTTCTCTGCCGTCTCTTTTAATGATTATATGTTTTTTATCTTTTGTAAGTTCTATCATAATTTTGCCCTGATAATTATTGTTTATTTTTTAATTAAGTATAAATTATAAATCGTTTTTTAATGCACCTTTTTGATAAGATGTATTAGTTGTTTCCTGTAATGCTGCATTTTGTTTATTTATATCTCTATAGCTATTAAACCAATCTATGATATCTGATTTTTTTTCAGATAGATATTCAGTTTCTACTCCTAAATCTCTCAATCTTACGCCTGCCCAATATTTAATAAAATGCTCGCTTATAGATGAGTTAATTCCTGATACTTCATGTCCGTCAAAAAGATATTTAGCCCATTTTATTTCTTCATTAACAGTAAATTCTGTCATTGCTTTAGCCGTATCATTAAACCAGCCGCTTTTAAATAAATGCATGAAGCCTTGATCATTTTCCTTTCTAAGTATATTCATTAAATTTTTGCCTGTAGGTACATGAACATTAAGCTCATCATGTGCTATAAGTTTAATAGTTTTTGTAAATCCTGCTATGGCATTGTCATAACTATTATTTATTGTGAAAGTTACAAGAAAAGAGAATGGGAATTTTATACCTTCAAGTAAATATATTCCTATTAGCAGTTTTAATATAGATTGTTTTTTTTCATCTAATGAAGCATTAGAGTTTTCTAAATTACATAATTCATCGACTTTTCCGAATAATTCAACTTCTTTTTCCATTCTGTGCTTTACAAAATCATCATTATATACTAAATCCAATGTTTCGCTTGCCTGATGACCGAATACTTCAGAAAGTCCGTAGGAATAACTTTCAGCATGTATATTTTCTTCTATGGCTATTCTTGCATAAAGTATAGACCATATTGAACTTGTTACTATTCTATTTAATATAGATGAAAATCCTGATGTAACTCCGCTGTCCATTAGTGTTTGATATGCTATATTTAGTTTGAAAGCCCTCTGTGCATCTTCAGGAAGTGAAGAGAATCTAGTTTTATCAGATTTATAGTCAACTTCTTTAGAAAACCAAGTATTTCCTTCGCTTGCTTCCTTTAATTTTTTGGCTATTTCATGGCTTACGGAATCAATCCTTATATAATGCCCAAAATCTCCAAAAAATATTTTTTCATTTTCCGGTTTTTTATCTATATCTATTACCTTCATAATTTCCTCTTAACTTTTTAAGCATATTGGAATTTAATTAGTTATTCTAATTTTCTTTTTTATATTTGTCAAGGATATATTTTATTTATTTTTATATATTTATTATACATATACTACTAATAAAAAATATTTTATTAACAGTAATATATATTATATTATTCATAATAATATAAAAATATTTTTAATCAAATTTTATAGATATTATTTTATTGACTTTTATTGTTTATACTATTATTATATATTATGTTAATTTCTATATGATAAAATAAGGATAAATTATGAAATTTAATAATAAAATTTATTATAAATTTACGATATTAATACTATTAACTATATTATTGTCATGTTCTAATAGTCAGGAAGAAATTGAACAGAAAGAAATAGACAGAGGCGGTGCATTAATAGATAAAATAATATACGAAGTAAGAACAGATATGACAATAGCTATTAAAGATGTAGCGGATGGCAGAGCAGATTTAATGGCAAGCGGAATAGACGGAAGTACATATTTGTCATTAGGCGAAAGTGATTTGGAGAAACTAGATACTTATGCAGTTCCTTCAGGATCTTGGTCTTTACTTTTCAATCCTGTACCTAATAAAGCCCCATATACAGTTACTACAAGAGACGGCAAAATTTATTTTAACCCTTTGGCTATAAAAGAAGTAAGATTTGCTATGAATTTTTTAATTGATAGAAAAAAGTTAGTTGATGAAATTTTAAGAGGAGCAGGGGAGCCTTCATTTACTCAGGCTACACCTGGTCAGCCGGGTACTTACAGATATAATCTTATCCCTTCAAAAATGGGTATGACCGCAAACGGTAACGAAGAGAAAGCTATTAATGATATAAATAAAGCTATGGAAAAAGCTGCGGCTTTACCGGAAAATAGAGGAAAATTAGTAAAAGAAAATGGCTGGTGGAAATATAATGGTGAAACAGTAACTATTAAATTTGTTATAAGAGTTGATGACCCTACAGGAAGACTTCCTGCAGGTAATGCCATTTCTGATTTGATAGAAAAAACAGGTATAAAAGTAGAAAAGTTACTATATGATAGAAATAAATCTACGCAGGTGGTATACGGTTCAGATCCAAAAGATTATGAATGGAATATCATAACAGAGGCTTGGGGAGCAGGTGCAACAAGAGCTTGGTGGGATGTTACATTAAGACAGATGTATGTGAGAGAAGGCAATTATATGCCGGGAGGAAATATTTCTGAGTTTTGGAATTATGATAATAAAGAGGCTTCAAGGATAAGCGATAAAAATTCAAACGGCTGGTTTTTAACTGCTGATGAGTATTGGAATGGTAATATGCGTTTGCAGGAAATAGGACTTGAAGATGCTGTAAGAATATATTTGAACTCACAGACACAGTTTTTTGTAGCAAATAAAGAAAGATTTAACAGAAGAATGCTTTACGGAGTAGGAGACGGTGTTAATGATTGGTCTATAAGAAGTGCCGATATAAAGCCAAATCGTAATGGAGAAAAAGTATTAAGAGTTCTTCAGCATTCAGCTCAGGGATCATTATTTATAAGTCCTTGGGATCCTGTAGGTGTTGGAGGATTTTCTGATGCTTATTCTGCTATAATGATAGGTCCTTGCTCTGATGCAGGGGCTACTTTTGAATCGCCTTCTACTGCTAAAACAGAGTTTATACTTGGAGAGGCTGACACTAATAGTTTAGAGATAGGAGTGAGAGCTGGAAATAATGGTATACCTGTTGGTACTATAAAGGTGCCTCAAAATGCTAAGATGTACAACCCTTATACCCAAAAATGGGAAGAGGGGCTTACCGTAAAAATTAATGAAAACGGAGAGTTAGTTTATCAAAAATCGGATAATCTTACTGCTTATGTAAAGTGTGATTTTAAGCCTAGAAGTTTCAAATGGCATCATGGTATAGAATCTTCTTTAGTTGATTTGATGTACGGAAGTGTATTTATAGCTAATGTTATAACAAAAACTAATGAAAACGATAAATATTATGATTCTGCTATGGCTGGAAGATATCTTTCTGCTATGGACGGAGCTGTTGGAAGTATTATAAATGAAGACGGAAGTTTTACTCTTTATGGAAATTATTATTGGCCTATGGATATGGACAGACAAATTGCTGTTGCGGCAGTTAGTCCTAAAATAGGAAACCCAAATAGAAATACTGTTATTCCTTTTGAGATAAATGAAGCTATAATGAAAATTGTACTTGAAGGCTCTAAATCTGGAAATGTTTATACAATATCGCAGGATCAGTCTTTAACTTCTATAGATGTAAAAAATCCTACATGTGTATCGGATATAAAAGAAAAATTAATTGAGATGAGAGACAGTGAATATATACCTGCTGGTATAGAAGATTTTATAACAAAAGAAGAAGCTGTGAAAAGATATCAGGCTGCTATTGACTTTATAGATAAATACGGACATGCTTATATATCAAACGGACCTTTCTTTATATCGAAAATAGATTCAAAGGCTAATTATATAGAGTTAACCGCTTTTAAAGATTATAGTTATACTGCTGAATATTGGATTGAAAGATTATCAACTAAAATGAGCCGAATAGAAGATATTGAAATGCCTGCTATAGCAAATAGAAACAATGATATTAATATTGATATTTATGTTTCTTCATACAATTATCCAGATAATGCTTTGGAGCTTCCAGACCCTAATACCACTGTAAAAGTTTTGCTTCAATTACAAAATGGAGGTGAAAGAGAGTATAAGGCTGTTTTAGAAAATGATGTATTTAAATTAACTATAACTAAAGAAGAATTAGCATCTTTGCCTAGAGGAAATTATATTATTGTCGTAGAGTCCTATATAGCAGATGAAACTCCTTATATAGAAACTAGAAGTTTTGCATTACAATAGGGCTGTATATAAATTTTTAATTACGGTATTTAAAATTTATTTAAAATATGTTATTATATTTCTCAAAATTTAGTTTGGTAGGTTAAGTTTATGGAAAATTTTAATAATAACGATTCAAATAATAATGGTAATTTAATTAATAGTGAATCGAACAATGTAAATAATAATAATAATAATAATAATAATAATAATGTTATAGAAAGAGTAAATAAATCTAAAGAAGCAGAAGAAAATAAAAAATATATATTTAAAGTAGCTGTAGTAGCTTGTGCTATAGTATTTGTACTTCTTGTAGGTGCCGGTATACTTGTAGGTTTGTTCTTATTTATAAAGGGCAAGTCTGATATGGAGAAAATGGTTAGAAATTATGAAATATACAGTGAAGAGATATATAATAAAAAATACGGAGATAGTATTGTAAAAGAAATGGTTAATAATTATGGAGCTGATGTTAATGAAACAGGCAGCGATAATCAAACACCATTATTTTATGCCGTGCAGAATAATAATCTTAAAGCTGTAAAATTTTTGATAGAAAATAAAGCTGATACAGAAATTGCCAATAATTTAGGAATTAGCCCTCTGGTACTTGCTATAAGCAATAATAATACAAAAATAGCTGAACTTCTTATAAAAGAAGGCAAGGCTAATGTATATGGTTCTTATACAGGAAATGATGTAGAAAAATATCCAATGTATTATGCTGTTGCACAAACAAATAAAACTATGATAAAACTTCTATTAGATAATTCATTTGATTTAAAAAGAGAGCCTTCTCTTTTAGGTTATGCCATCGCCAATAGTGATGAAAGCATAGTTCGTTATTTAATAGATAATGGGGCGGATATTAATTATAAAAGTGCTGATGGAACTACTGTACTTTATAATGCTATTTTATCTCTTAATCCTGCTTTAGTTGATTACTTTTTATCAAAAGGGGCTAAAGTAGAAGATGCCGGCGAAAGTGATGTATATGGAAATATAATAATGGCGGCTGCTGGTTCTAAATTTAATAATACTAGTTCATCGCCTGTTGATTTAGTATTGGTTCAGCAGAAATCAGTAGATAGTGCTAAAGTAATGGAGAAGATAATTACAAGCATAGATAAAAATATACTCAATAGGCTTGTTAATGGAAAAAATGCATTGATAATAGCGAGCGGTAATTCATATATAGATACAGTTAAAGTGCTTCTTACAAACGGTGCGGATGTAAACTCATCAGACAATGACGGCTGGACTTCTCTAATGTATGCGGCAAATAATGGAGATATTGAACTTGCAAAAATTTTAATAGAAAATAAAGCTAATGTTAATGCTAAAAGTTATGAAGAGAAAACAGCTCTTTTATATGCTATGAATAGTCCTATAGAATCAAGCAGAAATGATATGATAAAGCTCTTAATAGAAAATAAAGCAAATATCAATGTGGAAGACAGTAATGGGCTTAGTCCTTTAACTATTGCTGTTATGAATAATGATGTTGAGCTTACAAAATTGTTAATAGCTAATAAAGCTAATCTTTCAGTTGTAACTAAAGACGGAGAGAGTTTAATTGAATATGCTATTAATAATGATAATGTTGATTTACTTCAGATATTAGTTGAAAATGGTGCTGATATAAACTATGCCGGAATATCAAGTTATACACCTTTGATGATAGCGGCTAAAAGCGGAGCAGAAAATATTACTAGAATATTATTAACTCAGAAGGTGGATTTAAATGCCGTTGATAAATATGGAGACACTGCTTTGCATATAGCTTCAGGATATTCAAAACTTCCTATTGTTAGAATGTTATTAGAAAAAAAGCCTAATCTTAATATACAAGATCAAGACGGGGATACTCCTTTGCATAAAGCGGTTAATTCAGGAAATGTTGATATAGTAAGCGAATTAGTGTTATCGGGTGCTGATGTTCTTGTTAGAAATAACAGAGGTAAGTATCCTATTGATATAGCAAGGGATAATAATAACAGTGCTATATTTGAGATTTTAAAAGAGGCTGAAGAAAAACAGAATAATAATTTATAAAGAATTATATTATTTATACCGTTAATAAAAACAGTGAGATTTAAATTATAAGCTGTGAATTATGAAAAAAATAATATTATTATTTGTTTTTATATTTAGTATAAGCCTATATCCTAAAATAGGCATGAAAGAGTCAACTATAGTAGAGAAAAAAGACTATGGTTATATAGTTTATGCTGAAGATTATTATAGACTTTACTCTTTACCATCATATTATGGTGAATATGATTTGCTTAGGAATGTAGATTATCTTGAAAGAGCATTAGATGCCCCTTTTGATTTTGTTAATAGGGCTTTAACTATTATAGAAACAGAGGAAGCATATACTAGATATAAAGATCTTATGCATATGCAGTTTAACTATCTTATAACTCAGAATTATATTTATCTTGCAGGTCTTTATGATAAAGAAAATTATTATTTTTATAATTCTCAGTTTGATGAGGATATAAAGAAAAGTTTTGAATATGCAGTATTTTTCTATAATCTAGCCAAAGAGAGATGGGCTTTAACTAAAGAATTAGCAGATAAAGTTATGAAAAATAAAGCTAAACTTGAAATGGATAATTTGATTGATAAAGCATACAAAATAGCACTTGGAGAGATAGATTATAATAAAACAGCAGACAGACAGCTTAAACATATAGATGAAATTTTACAGGAAATGGAAAATTAAATTAATTAATTATAAAAAATAAATATGGGAAGTGAATTATGTTTAAGGCAATGAATAAATACTATGAGATTAACTTTGATAAGATCATAGAAATGAAAGAAATGATAATCAAGGAAAATATAGAACTTACTTGTATTAATTCCGCTGGTATAAGCATCATTATACCGGGTACAGCAGTCAATATACTTTTAGAGCAAAAAGACAATGCTTTAATTAAAGGTGCTAAGTTTTATATATCATCATTTTCTACAAAGTTTTTTAATTTAAATAATCCTCAAACCAATAAAAGCAGTGTAATAGACGGTAC
It encodes the following:
- a CDS encoding ribonucleoside-diphosphate reductase subunit alpha, whose translation is MIELTKDKKHIIIKRDGREEPFNEEKLRKVIDWATEGKEAFTNKLLEGLNIKINDKMKIEVLYDELINTAVNMISPLYPMYDTIAEKLYLMKIYKETCGLKKIGSYPHIKNFLKKGIKYKIYDKDIIKLFTDKELDKINSMIDPNRDLLFTYKGLAIFYKKYCKNIGNKKLELPQITYMAAAMFSFYNDYYKGENKDKLEISKTERLKYIKRTYDMLSKHEITFATPRIANSMTVKAQLASCILNTPDDDTWSLNQTDGNMALYSKFSGGIAYDASYIRASGSTIQTNRGRSDGPIPFIKRVEQTISSFNQGGVRKGACVVTFPWWHLDVLDLIMLKDAGGTEDTRARKLVYSIRISNIFRERVNKDGYVTLFDPKETPLLNEEYGKKFDVAYMYYESKSSIRKKRIKAKDLLFQILKVRQETGNLYLTFVDNINEQNMVNRFVGASNLCQEIVIPSYPSKLIKEKYIINEDGEYEIVQRKKSGEIGICNLVSVNLMSWVTFSPEKKKSFCYTLLRGCDNIIDTQFYPVKEGEIANKKNRPIGIGVINYANLLASNKIKYTDKEALEFTNKVFDDLYYHIYEASNILARERGPYKTFNESKWKNGLTPFHISLLNNNNNNLDVSIDKEKWDKLAENIKNNGVRFSFHGAIAPTATSGKSVSATESIEPIVDLFFIEEGIQTLPSLVPNIKKNREYYERCWNIPAKTIIELAAVRQRYIDQSQSLNLYYVKPESAKELWEDIQYAMDLGLKTLYYMKTPKSNFELEEVCESCT
- a CDS encoding ribonucleotide-diphosphate reductase subunit beta, which codes for MKVIDIDKKPENEKIFFGDFGHYIRIDSVSHEIAKKLKEASEGNTWFSKEVDYKSDKTRFSSLPEDAQRAFKLNIAYQTLMDSGVTSGFSSILNRIVTSSIWSILYARIAIEENIHAESYSYGLSEVFGHQASETLDLVYNDDFVKHRMEKEVELFGKVDELCNLENSNASLDEKKQSILKLLIGIYLLEGIKFPFSFLVTFTINNSYDNAIAGFTKTIKLIAHDELNVHVPTGKNLMNILRKENDQGFMHLFKSGWFNDTAKAMTEFTVNEEIKWAKYLFDGHEVSGINSSISEHFIKYWAGVRLRDLGVETEYLSEKKSDIIDWFNSYRDINKQNAALQETTNTSYQKGALKNDL
- a CDS encoding ABC transporter substrate-binding protein yields the protein MKFNNKIYYKFTILILLTILLSCSNSQEEIEQKEIDRGGALIDKIIYEVRTDMTIAIKDVADGRADLMASGIDGSTYLSLGESDLEKLDTYAVPSGSWSLLFNPVPNKAPYTVTTRDGKIYFNPLAIKEVRFAMNFLIDRKKLVDEILRGAGEPSFTQATPGQPGTYRYNLIPSKMGMTANGNEEKAINDINKAMEKAAALPENRGKLVKENGWWKYNGETVTIKFVIRVDDPTGRLPAGNAISDLIEKTGIKVEKLLYDRNKSTQVVYGSDPKDYEWNIITEAWGAGATRAWWDVTLRQMYVREGNYMPGGNISEFWNYDNKEASRISDKNSNGWFLTADEYWNGNMRLQEIGLEDAVRIYLNSQTQFFVANKERFNRRMLYGVGDGVNDWSIRSADIKPNRNGEKVLRVLQHSAQGSLFISPWDPVGVGGFSDAYSAIMIGPCSDAGATFESPSTAKTEFILGEADTNSLEIGVRAGNNGIPVGTIKVPQNAKMYNPYTQKWEEGLTVKINENGELVYQKSDNLTAYVKCDFKPRSFKWHHGIESSLVDLMYGSVFIANVITKTNENDKYYDSAMAGRYLSAMDGAVGSIINEDGSFTLYGNYYWPMDMDRQIAVAAVSPKIGNPNRNTVIPFEINEAIMKIVLEGSKSGNVYTISQDQSLTSIDVKNPTCVSDIKEKLIEMRDSEYIPAGIEDFITKEEAVKRYQAAIDFIDKYGHAYISNGPFFISKIDSKANYIELTAFKDYSYTAEYWIERLSTKMSRIEDIEMPAIANRNNDINIDIYVSSYNYPDNALELPDPNTTVKVLLQLQNGGEREYKAVLENDVFKLTITKEELASLPRGNYIIVVESYIADETPYIETRSFALQ
- a CDS encoding ankyrin repeat domain-containing protein, with translation MENFNNNDSNNNGNLINSESNNVNNNNNNNNNNNVIERVNKSKEAEENKKYIFKVAVVACAIVFVLLVGAGILVGLFLFIKGKSDMEKMVRNYEIYSEEIYNKKYGDSIVKEMVNNYGADVNETGSDNQTPLFYAVQNNNLKAVKFLIENKADTEIANNLGISPLVLAISNNNTKIAELLIKEGKANVYGSYTGNDVEKYPMYYAVAQTNKTMIKLLLDNSFDLKREPSLLGYAIANSDESIVRYLIDNGADINYKSADGTTVLYNAILSLNPALVDYFLSKGAKVEDAGESDVYGNIIMAAAGSKFNNTSSSPVDLVLVQQKSVDSAKVMEKIITSIDKNILNRLVNGKNALIIASGNSYIDTVKVLLTNGADVNSSDNDGWTSLMYAANNGDIELAKILIENKANVNAKSYEEKTALLYAMNSPIESSRNDMIKLLIENKANINVEDSNGLSPLTIAVMNNDVELTKLLIANKANLSVVTKDGESLIEYAINNDNVDLLQILVENGADINYAGISSYTPLMIAAKSGAENITRILLTQKVDLNAVDKYGDTALHIASGYSKLPIVRMLLEKKPNLNIQDQDGDTPLHKAVNSGNVDIVSELVLSGADVLVRNNRGKYPIDIARDNNNSAIFEILKEAEEKQNNNL